In one Spirosoma rigui genomic region, the following are encoded:
- a CDS encoding MgtC/SapB family protein — protein MMFAEEDIIRLTAALLMGGLIGAEREYHGKAAGFRTMIMICVGSALFTLVSGRLGGAEDRVAANIVNGIGFLGAGIIFREENRVKGLTTAATVWAVSALGMCLGSGQYDIAVVGFSFIAASLLLLSGLSKRISKANQSRDYKIVATFRNKTLYHYEKFFAECGLSPVRNRQQRIGTDIIGQWRVQGSEKNHEKCIKRLLNDPEVKEFTF, from the coding sequence ATGATGTTCGCCGAGGAAGACATAATCCGGCTGACAGCTGCGCTGCTCATGGGCGGGCTTATCGGCGCGGAGCGGGAATACCACGGCAAAGCGGCCGGTTTTCGAACTATGATCATGATCTGCGTGGGTTCGGCGTTGTTCACGCTTGTATCCGGGCGGCTTGGCGGGGCCGAAGACAGGGTGGCGGCTAACATTGTAAACGGCATTGGTTTTTTGGGCGCCGGTATCATTTTTCGGGAAGAGAACCGCGTAAAGGGGTTGACAACGGCCGCGACTGTCTGGGCGGTTTCGGCCCTGGGGATGTGTCTGGGCAGCGGCCAGTACGATATTGCCGTAGTTGGCTTCAGCTTCATTGCCGCATCGCTGCTGCTACTGTCGGGGTTATCAAAACGAATCAGCAAGGCTAACCAGAGCCGGGATTATAAAATTGTCGCTACATTTCGGAACAAGACGCTCTATCATTACGAGAAATTCTTTGCCGAATGTGGGCTGTCGCCCGTTCGGAACCGCCAGCAACGTATCGGGACTGACATCATTGGGCAGTGGCGCGTGCAGGGGTCGGAGAAGAACCATGAGAAGTGCATCAAACGGCTGCTCAACGATCCTGAAGTGAAAGAATTTACGTTCTGA